The following proteins come from a genomic window of Helicobacter canadensis MIT 98-5491:
- the aroA gene encoding 3-phosphoshikimate 1-carboxyvinyltransferase produces the protein MILRVLSASSFDLEIREIAADKSISHRCAIFSLLSDKPSLIRNYLKGEDTLDSLNIAKRLGLEVREEGNEMVLTPPPSIQEPKSILECGNAGTAIRLYLGLLSAQKGLFVLSGDCYLNKRPMKRVVLPLRSIGAVILGREDGNLAPLVVVGNGNLQSFDYTSQIPSAQVKSALLLSGLFAKGDSRYREPELSRDHTERMLSGMGVELESKMNGMGEVEIRLSPLKQKLKPLIMEIPADPSSAFFFALAAAIMPNSHLVLKNILLNPTRIEAFRILEKMGVKIIYKETSNTYESIGDIEIFSPQSLQSVEVSEKISWLIDEIPALAIAMACAKGISRVKNAKELRVKETDRIKAVVENLKLCGIEANELEDGFEIKGGEIQRAEVSSYGDHRIAMSFAIAGLKNGMEITQAEYINISFPNFLEILSKITQVEKKECK, from the coding sequence ATGATTTTAAGAGTTCTAAGTGCATCAAGTTTTGATCTTGAGATACGAGAGATTGCCGCAGATAAGTCTATTTCGCATCGTTGTGCAATTTTTTCGCTTTTGAGTGATAAGCCTTCCTTGATTCGTAATTATCTTAAAGGCGAAGATACACTAGATAGCTTAAATATTGCCAAAAGGCTTGGTTTGGAAGTGAGGGAAGAAGGCAATGAAATGGTGCTAACTCCACCACCAAGCATTCAAGAACCAAAGAGTATTTTAGAATGTGGTAATGCAGGAACAGCCATTAGGCTTTATTTGGGATTGCTTAGTGCGCAAAAGGGCTTGTTTGTTTTAAGTGGGGATTGTTATTTGAATAAACGCCCTATGAAACGCGTTGTGTTGCCATTAAGAAGCATTGGGGCTGTAATTTTGGGTCGAGAAGATGGGAATCTAGCACCGCTTGTCGTAGTGGGAAATGGAAATTTACAATCTTTTGATTATACAAGCCAGATTCCAAGTGCGCAAGTAAAATCGGCTTTATTGCTAAGCGGGCTTTTTGCAAAGGGTGATTCAAGATATAGAGAACCTGAGCTTAGCCGTGATCATACTGAACGAATGCTAAGTGGAATGGGTGTAGAGCTTGAAAGTAAAATGAATGGAATGGGTGAAGTGGAGATACGCCTATCCCCTTTAAAGCAAAAGCTTAAGCCACTTATAATGGAGATTCCAGCTGATCCTTCAAGTGCTTTTTTCTTTGCCTTAGCGGCTGCTATTATGCCAAATTCTCATCTTGTGCTAAAAAATATCTTATTAAATCCAACTCGTATTGAAGCTTTTAGAATCTTGGAAAAAATGGGTGTAAAAATCATCTATAAAGAAACTTCAAATACCTATGAAAGTATCGGTGATATTGAGATTTTTTCACCACAAAGTTTGCAAAGTGTTGAGGTAAGTGAGAAAATTTCGTGGTTGATTGATGAGATTCCTGCTTTAGCTATTGCAATGGCTTGCGCTAAAGGGATAAGTAGAGTAAAAAATGCCAAGGAATTGCGTGTTAAAGAAACTGATAGAATCAAAGCGGTGGTAGAGAATTTGAAGCTTTGTGGAATTGAAGCAAACGAATTAGAGGATGGATTTGAGATCAAAGGTGGAGAGATACAAAGAGCGGAAGTTTCTAGCTATGGGGATCATAGAATTGCAATGAGTTTTGCAATTGCAGGATTAAAAAATGGAATGGAGATAACTCAAGCGGAATATATTAACATTTCATTCCCAAATTTCTTAGAGATTCTAAGTAAGATCACGCAGGTGGAGAAAAAAGAATGCAAGTAA
- a CDS encoding 4-hydroxy-3-methylbut-2-enyl diphosphate reductase, producing MQVKLAKSYGFCFGVRRAIKLAENKPNGITLGPLIHNAKEINRLKDKFNVVVNENIQEIPKDAEVIIRTHGITKEDLQKLKEKTKNITDATCPFVTKPQEICEKMSNEGYGIIIFGDEKHPEVKGVMSYCKTIPLVVESLEALKKAKIPDKVALISQTTKNIELFLEIADFLIRHCSECRVFNTICNATFDNQESARNLAKEVDIMVIVGGKNSSNTKQLYNISKEYCEDCYLIEDFQELHREWFKGKKLCGVSAGASTPNWIINEVVETIQKY from the coding sequence ATGCAAGTAAAATTGGCTAAGAGCTATGGTTTTTGTTTTGGAGTAAGGCGTGCTATTAAGCTTGCTGAAAATAAGCCCAATGGAATCACACTAGGACCATTAATACATAATGCTAAAGAAATTAATCGATTAAAAGATAAATTCAATGTGGTTGTTAATGAAAATATTCAAGAGATTCCCAAAGATGCTGAAGTCATCATCCGCACTCACGGAATTACAAAAGAAGACTTGCAAAAATTAAAGGAGAAAACAAAAAATATTACTGATGCCACTTGTCCTTTTGTTACCAAGCCACAAGAAATTTGTGAAAAAATGAGCAATGAAGGTTATGGTATTATTATTTTTGGTGATGAAAAACACCCTGAAGTCAAAGGGGTGATGAGTTATTGTAAGACAATTCCTTTGGTGGTAGAGAGTTTAGAAGCACTCAAAAAAGCTAAAATTCCAGATAAAGTCGCATTAATCTCTCAAACTACTAAAAATATTGAACTTTTTTTAGAAATTGCGGATTTTTTGATTCGGCATTGTTCGGAATGTCGGGTATTTAACACAATTTGTAATGCCACTTTTGATAACCAAGAATCAGCAAGAAATCTTGCTAAAGAAGTGGATATTATGGTCATTGTTGGTGGAAAAAATTCCTCTAATACAAAACAGCTTTATAATATTTCCAAAGAGTATTGTGAGGATTGTTACTTAATAGAAGATTTTCAAGAATTACATCGGGAATGGTTTAAAGGTAAAAAACTCTGTGGAGTGAGTGCTGGGGCTTCAACTCCAAATTGGATTATTAATGAAGTTGTTGAAACAATCCAAAAATATTGA
- a CDS encoding 30S ribosomal protein S1: MAVVGINIQELDEIIVDEDFASMLEQYEKRESEKISQGEIVSIENGQAIIAVPGEKKEGMISVIEIQDAQGNLLFKVGDLLPIVIMGKRNEQPLLSYKKAIRREKIREYIKNLGEDYKDKVVEGVVIKKNKGGYIVEGEGIEFFMPKFAAAFKEGSKNEGRRIKACIINVKPEEDSVVISRKRLFEIENSVKKDVIENLLKQEGPLEGTIKKITSFGMFVDVEGVEGLVHYTEISHKGPVNPSKLYKEGDKVSVKILSYDKDKKRLALSIKDTIEDPWKEVENELEVGDAIKVIVSNIEPYGVFVDLGNDIEGFLHISEISWNKNIQNPEEFLKTGQEIDVEVIEIDTKERRLRVSLKKLLDKPFTQFVKKHKEGDILKGSVATLTDFGAFIKLDGIDGLLHNEDAYWNKNEKCKDLMKIGDEIEVKIAKIDREKERISLTRKGIIASPVEEFAKKHFEDEEVQGVVRDIKDFGVFIKLDEDMDALIRNEDLFPIKKEEIKIGDSIKGVISLIDKQNNKIRVSIRRLEKQKEKANLKNFNSNADDKMTLGDILKNQIS; this comes from the coding sequence ATGGCTGTGGTAGGAATTAATATACAAGAATTGGATGAAATTATAGTTGATGAAGATTTTGCTTCAATGTTGGAGCAATACGAAAAAAGAGAAAGTGAAAAAATTTCACAAGGCGAGATAGTCTCTATTGAGAATGGACAAGCAATTATTGCAGTTCCAGGCGAGAAAAAAGAGGGTATGATTTCTGTAATTGAAATTCAAGATGCACAAGGAAATTTACTTTTTAAAGTTGGAGATTTATTGCCTATAGTGATTATGGGAAAAAGAAATGAACAACCTTTACTCTCTTATAAAAAGGCGATTCGCAGAGAGAAGATTCGAGAATATATTAAAAATCTTGGCGAAGATTATAAAGATAAAGTTGTTGAAGGCGTAGTGATCAAGAAAAATAAAGGTGGTTATATTGTAGAAGGTGAGGGTATAGAGTTTTTTATGCCTAAATTTGCAGCCGCTTTTAAAGAGGGTAGTAAAAATGAAGGGAGACGCATTAAAGCGTGTATTATTAATGTAAAACCCGAAGAAGATAGTGTTGTAATTTCAAGAAAACGCTTATTTGAGATTGAAAATAGTGTCAAAAAAGATGTGATTGAAAATCTACTCAAACAAGAAGGTCCATTAGAAGGCACTATTAAAAAGATTACGAGCTTTGGTATGTTTGTGGATGTAGAAGGCGTTGAAGGTTTAGTGCATTACACTGAAATTAGCCATAAGGGACCGGTGAATCCATCAAAACTCTATAAAGAGGGCGATAAAGTATCTGTTAAAATTCTTTCATATGATAAAGATAAGAAGCGTTTAGCACTTTCTATTAAAGATACCATTGAAGATCCTTGGAAAGAAGTTGAAAATGAATTAGAAGTAGGAGATGCAATTAAGGTTATTGTAAGTAATATTGAACCTTATGGTGTATTTGTGGATTTGGGAAATGATATTGAAGGGTTTTTACATATTTCTGAAATTTCTTGGAATAAAAATATTCAAAATCCAGAAGAATTTTTGAAAACAGGGCAAGAAATTGATGTAGAAGTTATTGAAATTGATACAAAAGAAAGACGCCTAAGAGTGTCTTTGAAAAAATTGCTTGACAAGCCTTTCACGCAGTTTGTGAAAAAGCACAAAGAGGGAGATATTTTAAAAGGTTCTGTAGCGACGCTAACAGATTTTGGTGCTTTTATTAAATTAGATGGAATTGATGGATTACTGCATAATGAAGATGCATATTGGAACAAGAATGAAAAATGTAAAGATTTAATGAAAATCGGTGATGAAATCGAAGTTAAAATTGCCAAGATTGATAGAGAAAAAGAAAGAATTTCATTGACACGTAAAGGTATTATTGCTTCACCTGTAGAAGAATTTGCAAAAAAACATTTTGAAGATGAAGAAGTGCAGGGTGTGGTGAGAGATATTAAAGATTTTGGAGTATTTATTAAACTTGATGAAGATATGGATGCACTAATTCGAAATGAAGATTTATTTCCAATTAAAAAAGAAGAGATTAAAATTGGAGATTCCATTAAAGGTGTTATCTCTTTAATTGATAAACAAAATAATAAAATCCGTGTTTCTATTAGGCGTTTAGAAAAGCAAAAAGAAAAGGCTAACTTAAAAAATTTCAATAGTAATGCCGATGATAAAATGACTTTGGGAGATATTCTTAAAAATCAAATCTCTTAA
- the serA gene encoding phosphoglycerate dehydrogenase, whose amino-acid sequence MSKFTIMVCDHIHQSGLDLLEKAADVEVLNLASLPKEELEKELHKADVAITRSSTDVDESFLSLATKLRAVVRAGVGVDNVDIEASSKRGVVVMNVPTANTIAAVELTCAHILSAIRNFPGANAQLKVERVWKREDWYGTELKGKKLGIIGFGNIGSRVGKRMKAFEVEVITYDPYINPTKATDLGIAYTRDFDEILACDIITIHTPKNKETINIIDKEQIAKMKNGVILINCARGGLYNEDALFEALESGKVRWAGIDVFTKEPATSNKLLDLPNIYVTPHIGANTLESQEKIAIEAAEAALESARGSSFPNALNLPIKETELPDFMKAYLELVQKMAFFAIQVNKNEIRSIKLEAQGEVSEYLSSLSTFALVGILNATIGDKVNYVNAPYVAKERGVEIALEVKTLQDVYKNQIRLTLLTQDGEFSVSGTVFNENTPKIVEINHFELDIAPKGRMILFRNNDTPGVIGFVGTTLAKHNINIADFRLGRYGKEALAVILVDDEVSNEVIKELAGIEACLSIKYVVL is encoded by the coding sequence ATGTCTAAATTTACAATTATGGTTTGTGATCATATTCATCAAAGCGGTTTGGATTTATTGGAAAAGGCAGCAGATGTTGAGGTTTTAAATCTTGCAAGTTTGCCAAAAGAAGAATTAGAAAAAGAGCTTCATAAAGCTGATGTAGCTATTACAAGAAGTTCTACAGATGTAGATGAGTCATTTTTGTCTTTGGCTACTAAACTTCGAGCAGTTGTTCGTGCTGGAGTGGGTGTAGATAATGTTGATATTGAAGCATCTAGTAAGCGTGGTGTAGTGGTAATGAATGTTCCTACTGCAAACACTATTGCAGCAGTAGAATTGACTTGTGCACATATTTTGAGTGCTATTAGAAATTTTCCTGGAGCTAATGCACAGCTTAAAGTTGAGAGAGTGTGGAAGCGTGAAGATTGGTATGGCACAGAATTAAAAGGCAAAAAACTTGGGATTATTGGTTTTGGTAACATTGGGAGTCGTGTTGGGAAACGCATGAAAGCCTTTGAAGTGGAAGTGATAACATACGATCCTTATATTAATCCAACAAAAGCCACTGATTTAGGAATTGCCTATACGAGAGATTTTGATGAAATCTTAGCTTGTGATATTATTACAATCCACACTCCAAAAAATAAAGAAACTATAAACATTATTGATAAAGAGCAAATTGCAAAAATGAAAAATGGTGTGATTTTAATTAATTGTGCTAGGGGTGGTTTGTATAATGAAGATGCGCTTTTTGAGGCTTTAGAGAGTGGCAAGGTGAGATGGGCAGGGATTGATGTTTTTACAAAAGAGCCTGCCACTTCTAATAAATTACTTGATTTGCCAAATATTTATGTAACGCCACATATTGGAGCCAATACGCTTGAATCTCAAGAGAAAATTGCTATTGAAGCCGCAGAAGCAGCGCTTGAATCAGCTAGAGGTTCTAGTTTCCCTAATGCCTTGAATCTACCCATAAAAGAAACCGAATTGCCAGATTTTATGAAAGCTTATTTGGAATTGGTTCAAAAAATGGCATTTTTTGCAATCCAAGTTAATAAAAATGAAATTCGATCCATTAAACTTGAAGCGCAAGGGGAAGTTAGTGAATACTTATCCTCACTTTCAACTTTCGCATTGGTTGGAATTTTGAATGCAACAATTGGTGATAAAGTAAATTATGTGAATGCTCCTTATGTAGCCAAAGAGCGAGGGGTAGAGATTGCACTTGAAGTTAAAACATTGCAAGATGTTTATAAGAATCAAATTAGGCTAACCTTGCTAACTCAAGATGGTGAATTTAGTGTTTCAGGGACAGTCTTTAATGAAAATACACCAAAAATTGTAGAAATTAATCATTTTGAGCTTGATATTGCACCAAAAGGGCGTATGATTCTTTTTAGAAATAATGATACTCCAGGAGTAATTGGATTTGTTGGAACAACTTTGGCGAAGCATAATATCAATATTGCTGATTTTAGATTGGGACGATATGGTAAAGAAGCTTTGGCGGTGATTCTTGTTGATGATGAAGTTTCTAATGAAGTAATAAAGGAGCTTGCGGGTATCGAAGCTTGTTTATCAATCAAATATGTTGTGCTATAA
- a CDS encoding carbon starvation CstA family protein: MNKVLSLLLWAIIAFIGAWGFGVLALHRGEQISAVWIVVAAVCIYAIGYRFYSKYIALKVLGLDDNRATPALTMNDGRDFVPTNKIVLFGHHFAAIAGAGPLVGPILAAQMGYLPSMIWIVVGVVLAGAVHDFTVLFISTRRNGKSLGEMIKLELGKGVGSIAMIGILGIMMLIIAILALVVVNALAESPWGLFTIAMTIPIAIYMGIHMRFLRPGRIGEASIIGFILLILALYYGSVVAENEFLSSIFTLSPVTLTYIMIAYGFVAAILPVWFLLAPRDYLSTFLKIGVIVLMGLGILIVRPDVQFPSITKFIDGSGPVFSGQLFPFLFITIACGAISGFHALISSGTTPKMLEKESHARMVGYGSMIMESAVAVMALIAACILTPGLYFAINVAPAGLGTTGISDVAQAASIAAQTISNFGFVITPQEILGMAESIGENSVLSRTGGAPTFAIGLAMIVSEIPLFNQGSIAFWYHFAILFEALFILTAVDAGTRAGRFMVQDILGNVYKPIGNIHSIFWGVVATLICVVAWGYILYQGVTDPQGGIKSLWTLFGVSNQMLAGMALLLVIAVLFKMGRGKQAWVAIIPAVWVLVSTLYAGILKLLPANGEKIHDSVSHIALWQINSAKAASETNIELAEKFATIATNNLINAGLCAFFMIVTCLVLLQTIRICWKCTKGENDIPLAESPYLKASDYEGKVIAH; this comes from the coding sequence ATGAATAAGGTTTTGAGTTTATTGCTTTGGGCTATCATTGCATTTATTGGTGCATGGGGCTTTGGTGTTTTGGCATTACATAGAGGTGAGCAGATTTCAGCTGTATGGATTGTTGTAGCAGCAGTCTGTATTTATGCTATTGGATATCGGTTTTATTCTAAGTATATTGCTTTAAAGGTGCTTGGGCTTGATGACAATCGTGCAACCCCTGCTTTAACTATGAATGATGGTAGAGATTTTGTTCCTACTAACAAAATTGTTCTTTTTGGGCATCATTTTGCTGCGATTGCTGGAGCTGGTCCGCTTGTAGGTCCGATTTTGGCTGCACAAATGGGTTATTTGCCAAGTATGATTTGGATTGTTGTGGGGGTTGTTCTAGCAGGAGCTGTGCATGATTTTACTGTGCTTTTTATTTCTACGCGTCGAAATGGTAAAAGTTTAGGAGAGATGATTAAACTAGAGCTTGGTAAGGGTGTAGGAAGTATTGCAATGATAGGGATTTTGGGTATTATGATGCTAATTATTGCAATTTTGGCACTTGTTGTAGTGAATGCACTAGCAGAATCACCTTGGGGGCTTTTTACAATTGCAATGACAATTCCTATTGCCATTTATATGGGAATACATATGAGATTCTTGCGTCCTGGCAGAATTGGTGAAGCAAGTATTATAGGGTTTATTTTATTGATTTTGGCGTTATATTATGGAAGTGTTGTAGCAGAAAATGAATTTTTATCTTCCATTTTTACTTTAAGTCCTGTTACATTAACTTATATTATGATTGCATATGGTTTTGTTGCTGCAATTTTGCCTGTTTGGTTTTTGCTTGCACCTAGGGATTATTTGAGCACATTTTTAAAAATTGGTGTTATTGTGCTTATGGGACTTGGAATCTTGATTGTAAGACCAGACGTGCAATTTCCTAGCATTACGAAATTTATTGATGGAAGCGGTCCTGTTTTTAGTGGTCAGCTTTTCCCTTTTTTGTTTATTACCATTGCTTGTGGAGCTATTAGTGGATTCCACGCATTAATTTCAAGTGGAACTACACCAAAAATGCTTGAAAAAGAATCTCATGCTAGAATGGTTGGATATGGCTCTATGATTATGGAATCAGCAGTTGCCGTTATGGCTTTGATTGCAGCTTGTATTTTGACTCCAGGTTTATATTTTGCTATCAATGTTGCTCCTGCTGGACTTGGAACAACGGGGATTTCTGATGTTGCACAAGCAGCAAGTATAGCTGCACAAACAATTAGCAATTTTGGATTTGTTATCACGCCTCAAGAAATCTTGGGAATGGCTGAGAGTATTGGAGAGAATAGTGTGTTAAGTCGCACAGGTGGAGCACCTACTTTTGCTATCGGATTGGCGATGATTGTTTCTGAAATACCTTTATTTAATCAAGGTTCTATTGCATTTTGGTATCATTTTGCTATTTTGTTTGAAGCGCTTTTTATTCTTACTGCCGTTGATGCTGGGACTAGAGCAGGAAGATTTATGGTGCAAGATATTTTAGGAAATGTTTATAAGCCAATTGGGAATATTCATTCGATATTTTGGGGAGTTGTTGCAACTTTAATTTGCGTTGTGGCTTGGGGTTATATTCTTTATCAAGGTGTAACAGATCCACAAGGTGGAATCAAATCACTTTGGACACTTTTTGGAGTTTCTAACCAAATGTTAGCAGGTATGGCACTTTTGCTTGTAATTGCCGTTTTATTTAAAATGGGTCGAGGCAAACAAGCTTGGGTTGCTATTATCCCAGCGGTTTGGGTTTTGGTTTCAACTCTTTATGCAGGTATTTTAAAGTTGCTTCCTGCTAATGGTGAGAAGATTCATGATTCTGTTAGCCACATTGCACTTTGGCAAATCAATAGTGCAAAAGCTGCAAGTGAGACCAATATAGAATTGGCAGAAAAATTTGCCACCATTGCTACTAATAATCTAATTAATGCGGGGTTGTGTGCATTTTTTATGATAGTAACTTGTTTGGTGCTATTGCAAACAATTCGTATTTGTTGGAAATGCACCAAGGGTGAAAATGATATTCCACTTGCTGAATCGCCTTATCTTAAAGCTAGTGATTATGAAGGTAAAGTGATAGCCCACTAA
- a CDS encoding helix-turn-helix domain-containing protein, which yields MDNHFVNTTEEEILNFYQNISKIVRNVRQKKGISQLDLALEIGIKSVAFYSNCESCRYGKHFNLEHLYKISKALDIDICSFFKYT from the coding sequence ATGGATAATCATTTTGTAAATACAACCGAAGAAGAAATTCTAAATTTTTATCAAAACATCTCTAAGATCGTGAGAAATGTGCGACAGAAAAAAGGAATTTCGCAGCTAGATTTAGCACTTGAAATAGGCATTAAATCTGTCGCTTTCTATTCAAATTGCGAGAGTTGTCGCTATGGAAAGCATTTTAATTTAGAACATCTATACAAAATATCAAAAGCATTAGATATAGACATTTGCAGTTTTTTTAAATACACATAG
- a CDS encoding motility associated factor glycosyltransferase family protein: MSDTLNPRLEKNLKALYQKNPLLAAQLKILEPNKKYEVYIGNDPLNINIYDKENKVALFSKEPLAEITQKIKEFEPYNLYPFFYFFGMGNGIFYKYLSSNPSLKKLFIFEPELELIYIALNFVDFEQEILEEKILIFWTKTINFGQLDQYLVKEGQWIYSKIYNLHIYNSYYGKYTEECLDLNAIITRSLEHHVIAVGNDSTDALIGLEHHLLNLPELITTPSFKELISNAKTTDTAVIVSTGPSLYKQIPLLKEYAPYITIISVDASFPILTKHGIKPDIVATLERVEPTADFFIKTPKEAQKGVIFALTSIVHKATTNAITQGIKSFSMRPFGYTRFFDLQDYGYAGIGMSAANMAYEIIVHSHFKRCIFIGQDLAFSEDGKTHSKDAIFGETESQYKRKENATEKLVVPAYGGVGVVETTSVWKMFLNFFEKDIAETPYEMEVINSTEGGARIVGTKEIPFLEALQSLPKTKKKAIKLTPPSKEQIKANQKHIQSKVKEFLDYGYKKKKVVEKTFLKVVKMTEELEHLNKANKLEKINFKKMDKLLEEIDDIKLFFQEDIFIKVFSDAVQSYIVHQELEFAKIAVRPVKTLIEKQVKQIDWLYAHKFWLFSLAGGMDATLEIAKRATKQWMKLTAKYNQ; encoded by the coding sequence ATGTCAGATACTCTTAACCCAAGGCTTGAAAAAAATCTCAAAGCACTCTATCAAAAAAATCCACTTCTAGCTGCACAACTTAAAATTCTAGAACCAAACAAAAAATATGAAGTGTATATTGGAAATGATCCGCTAAATATTAATATTTACGATAAAGAAAACAAAGTGGCACTTTTCTCTAAAGAACCATTGGCAGAAATCACTCAAAAAATCAAAGAATTTGAACCTTACAATCTTTATCCTTTCTTTTATTTTTTTGGAATGGGAAATGGGATTTTTTATAAATATCTCTCCAGCAACCCTTCATTGAAGAAACTTTTTATTTTTGAACCTGAATTAGAACTCATTTACATTGCACTTAATTTTGTGGATTTTGAACAAGAGATTCTAGAAGAAAAAATTTTGATTTTTTGGACTAAAACGATTAATTTTGGACAACTTGATCAATATCTTGTCAAAGAGGGTCAATGGATTTATTCTAAAATTTACAATCTTCATATTTACAATAGCTATTATGGCAAATACACAGAAGAATGTCTTGATTTAAATGCGATTATCACTAGAAGCTTGGAGCATCATGTTATTGCAGTAGGAAATGATTCAACAGATGCTTTAATTGGCTTAGAACACCATCTTTTAAATCTCCCAGAGCTCATCACTACCCCAAGTTTCAAAGAATTAATCTCTAATGCAAAAACAACAGACACAGCCGTAATTGTCTCTACAGGACCTTCTTTATATAAACAAATACCGCTGCTAAAAGAATATGCACCCTATATTACAATTATCTCTGTTGATGCATCTTTCCCGATTCTCACCAAACACGGAATAAAACCCGATATCGTTGCAACACTAGAGCGTGTAGAACCCACTGCGGATTTTTTCATCAAAACTCCAAAAGAAGCTCAAAAAGGCGTTATTTTTGCCCTTACAAGCATTGTGCATAAAGCCACTACCAATGCGATTACACAAGGCATTAAGTCTTTTAGTATGCGTCCATTTGGCTATACTAGATTCTTTGATTTGCAAGATTATGGTTATGCTGGAATTGGAATGAGTGCAGCTAATATGGCATATGAAATTATTGTGCATTCGCACTTTAAGCGGTGTATTTTTATCGGACAAGATCTAGCGTTTTCTGAAGATGGGAAAACGCATTCCAAAGATGCGATTTTTGGAGAAACAGAATCTCAATATAAACGCAAAGAAAATGCAACTGAAAAACTTGTAGTGCCTGCTTATGGTGGAGTTGGAGTTGTTGAAACTACTTCGGTGTGGAAAATGTTTTTAAACTTCTTTGAAAAAGACATTGCTGAAACACCTTATGAAATGGAAGTGATTAACTCAACAGAAGGAGGAGCAAGAATCGTAGGAACAAAAGAAATTCCATTCCTAGAAGCTTTGCAATCACTCCCAAAAACAAAAAAGAAAGCTATCAAGCTCACTCCTCCTAGCAAAGAACAAATTAAAGCAAACCAAAAACATATTCAATCTAAAGTAAAAGAATTTTTGGATTATGGCTATAAAAAGAAAAAAGTAGTGGAAAAAACTTTCTTAAAAGTTGTCAAAATGACAGAAGAATTGGAACACTTAAATAAAGCAAACAAATTAGAAAAAATCAATTTCAAAAAAATGGACAAGCTTCTTGAAGAAATTGATGATATTAAACTTTTCTTTCAAGAAGATATTTTTATCAAAGTCTTTTCTGATGCCGTTCAATCTTACATTGTGCATCAAGAATTAGAGTTTGCAAAAATAGCCGTGCGTCCTGTAAAAACACTTATTGAAAAACAAGTTAAACAGATTGATTGGCTTTATGCACACAAATTTTGGCTTTTCTCATTAGCAGGAGGAATGGATGCGACTTTAGAAATCGCTAAACGGGCAACAAAACAATGGATGAAGCTCACAGCCAAATACAATCAATAA